The region TGTCCATTAAAACTTCATGTTAACCATACATTCTTCAAGCTAGGCATACTAAGAAAATGTAACACTGTTTGTATAAACTACTGAAAACCAAGAACAAACACTGAAGAACATGTAACTGAAAATGGGTCATCAACGGCACCAACCTTTGCATAGGGGTCCAGTACAATACGAGAAGGATCAAAGTAGTGCCCTTCTTCCGGAGAAAATTCACCATCAAATTTATAACCATAAAGCATATCTTTGAAATCCCCTTTGAGAAAAACATGCCAAACACTTCCAGTCTGGTTACCTATAGGATCGAGTGGTATCTCTTCACTCACTCTATTCTGCATCACATAGACCCAAAGATCAGTTCTTTAACAATCCCCAAATCTCTCTTCACCAATTCAATtcccattttcttttcttttatttttttcaaaaccaaCAGTAACAAGAAAAATGCTATTACCTCCTCCAAATCGGAAAGACTGATCAAACAAAGAGTGGCGGAAACCGAATTTCCGGAGTACACAGCAAAATTGACGCCACCATCACGAAGCGTAGCACCAAGCGGCGCCGGGTAACCCCGCGAGACCTGAAAACGGCCCAATTTGGGGTCGTCGACCACCAAGGCAGCGCCTTTGGCTCCTGCGTTTGGAATAAAAAGGTCATTCCGGCTCAACCCGGAACACCACGCGAGAGTGTTCCGATGGTAGTTTTGCTGTCCATTTCCAGTAACACCAACGCCGGTGGAAGGAAATCGCAGAGGgttaggaagaagaagaagacggcGGTGACTACGGTGGTGGTGGAGTTTGGGAGCATTGTAGGGAAAGTAAGATGATGACATTGTTAGGGTTTGGTATGGCCATTGATGATAGTAGTGAAGCTCCATTGATTTGGTTTTGAGCAAAGTAAGGAATCAGTGATGAAGATTTGTTTGTTGGCGCCATCGATGGTTTGGTGACACGTGGCAGCATGAGATTTGACACGTGTACTCTCTTTCCAACTATAaaaacaaaatttcaaaaaacTTTCATTAGATAATCACATTATTGATATGTTTATATTaaacttttttattattgttacattgacaaaaaaaaattaattttataaatttgtatGGTCTTAAAATATAATCAATTTTTTctctaaaatataaagaaattgTATACTCCATCAGATTTTATATTTCACAATTTTTTTACATTTGGTCACAGTACTCTCTATATTTAcagaattaaaatatatatattaagtgaTATGTATGgtatattgaaaaaaatattatgtaAAATAAAACGAATAGattttagttattattttaaaatatgatatGAATATGATTTTAGTTCTTAGTTGTTAAAAAGGTGTGGTATTAAAGTATTTTTAGTTTGAATACTGTCTCtagataaataaatatatactaaatagtGAAATATATGTTAACATGCTATTAAAATTTTACTATTTTTATTCGTATTTTCACCTCCGACACGTGGCAACCTCCAGTGACTCACTCGTACGCTCATAGACATCATCGGGGTATGTTACTCCCCGATGCCTCTATTCGGGGCAAGGGTCCTCCTAGGTGAGACATTGTCTTTCTTGTCTTTGGCAGTAGGTCGTGGGTGCATTATTAGATTACTCTCCAAGGTTTTCTCTCGAAGTTTGAATTTCTCCAGTTCAGACAATTAAGGCGAGGGCTCTCCTCCCCCAGTCGTCTCCCATGTCCAAGGTTCTGGTTCTCGGACTCGGACCTAAGATGAGGCGCAACGTGTTAGCAAATGCGGGTTTGCAGTGCAAAAACATCGTCCAACAACCTTTTTGGACAATCTGCTAATaatgttgtcgagtgtacgactcaaCAACTCGCACTCCCACTGCGCCGcctgacatggaggtacttacagcGCGCCCTGACAGTACTTGGGGTATGTTCCTCATAAAGTAGGTgcctttctgcagtgggcccttAAATTTCACTTGAGtcatggtctctattcaatgcagcccaatgcattgaattggtattaacccccaataatgggaagaatgtgtattaataactgatgattagtattaatgaccctagtctctataaatagagctggGAGTCTCATTATAAAAAGTTCAgttttttttagagaaaatattttGTACTCAGAGTAATCTAAACActgtctgagaatacaccattggagcttgccatcacaagcttccaatcctcttattactagagactcgtggactatgatTTTTTTATAACATGAACTACGTAAAAATCATTGTGTTCGTATTATttgtttctttaatctctcttcttaAGGTTTAATAGCAAAAAATGTAGTGAACAACCATAATTACTTAGAtattagaaagaataaaaaatactaattttgttttattttattggtTGATCTATCTAGGATATATAAATAGTAATTAAGAAGGcaattacattaatttgttataaTAATTGTCTCTAAATTAAAGACAATTCTTCCACTTTCAAAAAGTGTTTTATCAGTACCTCTCTTGTTATATCATATATGTCATATATCCATACAACattacataaaaatatatatatctaaatatatacatctatataaaataaataaatcaagaaATTATGTTTTGGTGTATTTGGAATCATTATTGCAACTCTCATATGTCTTGGTGTGTTTGGAATTGAAACTTTATCAAAtttttacattattattattataagaaaaAAAGAGTGAAAAGATAGATATGACAACTAAGAAAGCATTAAAGAACAAGTAGCACAAAAACAAACTATTATATAGAGAGGAACACAATCTTTCACTTTGCATTTGGAGCTTAATATTATCTtctttatatctatatatatatatatttatatcataatAACTCTTTACAGAACATAATGTTTTttcatcaataaaaaataaaagaatttattttgggcatgtttggtaaaatttttgtttttgaattttttaaatacaaaaatagaaatattattttattttgtttttttatttttaaaaaataaaaatatgtttggtaactatttttgtttttaaaaacaaaaaataataaatatgtttgataactttatttttattttttgtttaacagtataaggtgttgatttgaagaagaaaagaaaaaaatgaaaactgtttaaaaaaattttgaaagtgaaattttttttttcaaaatttaataaattttaattaaaatttgaaaaaataataaataaaaatagaattatcaaacacattttaggtttaattttcaaatttctaattaattaaataaaaaactattttttttacgTGTTACCAAACAACTCCTTTGTTTGTTATTAtgggaaataaaaaaataaaaactcatacAAAGTATTTAGTCATAAAAAGTGTTAGATTCCTTCCTAACTATATTTCACATAACAAACCTTTGTTTCACTTTTATTAATGGCTATCTTTTTTGGCTTTTGTTTCCCCTAATAATAGAGGCCAAAAAAAAAGtctatatttattaattattacttacataataatatattatctTTAAACATTAATACGGCTGCCTCTAACACTAACATTATttctaatatttattatttatttatttaattgtgacAAAAAATTGTGTTACTTTGCATACTTTATGGGTTTCATACaaaaacatatattattttttatattcaaTAAAAAGGTACAAagtattattcaaaagaaaagaaaaggaaaaaagaatGCAAATTGTTGGAAACATGAATGGTTTTGATTCCTTAAGACTATTGACTATTCTGTCCTTTATTTAGGGGAAATATATTTCatcaacatattaaaataaataaataaataaaataattctttaaaaaaaatcaaaaaaatgtTGGTTTGAATATGATACAAATTTTGGTTAGCCCACCTAAGAAGTTTTGATAACAAATAATTTGAATATTgatttcaaaattaaattaataataatgataatatggACCAACTATGCAAGAAGAGAGACTATTCCAAAGAAAGATTCCAAGTTaagaaaattaaattattaattgaATTAGTATAATCTCTTATCATCCAAGCAAGAATATGAAATCAATTTTGTGTTTTGGAGTATTATTTTTGGGGTTGAGTAATAATAGGGTTTATAGGGAGAGATCTCTCCTATTCTTTACAACCACACAATTAACAATAGGCCTAATGAATAGATACCTAACTtacttaaaacataaaacatttcaactttttaaaacaaaattaaataataattttttaagatTATAGACTCAACATCAAATGAATCTTCTATTAAgcaacaaaatattaaaaaaaacacaataaataaataagaattaTTTTTCTCCATAATCATATTTAAATCGTCATTAACAATGTTACGACAAACAAATTGATTATTTAAACACACTCATAGATTGTGGAGTACTGATACATGTACTCaacatatgtatataaatattacATACAGTAACATGACAATTTGTATTACACACAATAACTGTGTGTTTCACTCTGTCTAACACACTCATAGATTGTGGAGTACTGATACGTGCACTcaaaatacatatataaatattacatACAGTAACATGACAATTTGTATTACACACAATAAATGTGTGTTTTActttgtgtaatattacaaaaaatcttagttttagtcacaataaattcTGTAACTACAAAtaaaaaatttgtgactaaaaaaaatcattttacgTGTCATCACTAAAAAGAGTCTGTAGCTAAAagtattagttacaaaaattataatttattatcactaaatatatttttagtcacaacaaattttattactaaaaaaaaatagtttataactAAAATTATATTAATGACAAGTTATGATTAAgtaggattttttttttgtttctaaaaagTTGTGGAGGGTAATATTTGTGGGCATTAatgtaaattataataatttttttttaattaattcataatgaTTGGTAGAGCTAAAATTTAGGTATATTATGTTAAAAagaaaaattgattaattttacCATCACTGACACCTTTTCATGACATCAAAGGTCACAGTCCTCAATCAAAGTGAAACAACACAAGAGTGGTCCCTACCTAAGACAAGTTGTAAAGTGGGGCCCACACTCTCTTTTTCATCGAAACATCAAATCACAGCCGTTGATTTTGATCAATCATATCCTCAGATGTccattcttttattttattttatattattttccgAAAACATCAACTAATTACCATACGCAAATGTTCCCTTCAAAACCCACTTTACAGCTTTTATATCTATACACAACACACATGCACATGGCTACGTCCTATTGGCTCATCTCGCGATAATATACCTTTTTCGTTATCTCGCGAGATATTGACGCTTATGCCCCTGTTTCTTCATCGAATTTACGTGTCTATGCCATTCAAGAAAAACCAGGAAGAAAAAAAACTCTGATCAAACGCCATGGAAATGGAAAATAAAGATTCATTTCAAATCaagcaaaggaaaaaaaaaaagaaagaaaagaaatgaaatgaagaaagaaagagacaaacaacacaaacaattaaaatttaaaaataaaataaaaagataattaTCAGAGAGAATTTGTGATCTTCGATAACAATCTTttactcttctttttttttttttttctctctctatgtTTCTCTCACTTAAAACTCCCTAGAAGACTCTAATCAATCTCCGAGAGGGAGATCGGGAAATCCAATCGCGATCCCCGTAAATTCATCGATCATTATAgatgttttgtttttgttgtttgttgttgttgatgttgtgttcttcttcttcttctttcgcGAATTTGTTTTGGAGAAATTTCTGATGATAATTATATCTTTTCTACAAATCGATCGATGTATCGATCAAACCCTGACGATCTTAGCGGCTTTGACGACTGGATTTTCTCTGGCGATGGCTTCGCGTCCAGCCGTCTTGTAATCGTAGCTGCAATCGTGTCTGTCCGTGTACCGATGTTCGGCGCAGAAGAGCTCGCCGCATCGACACCGGAATCCCGTCAAACCGACTTTTCTCCGGCAACCGGAGCATCGATTTACCACGCGCTTAGCAGAAACTGGTTCGTCTGATCTGGAGCTATCCGCCATCGTTTTACGACTATATTCAGCTGGAAAACTATCAGATCTGTCCGATGAACGAGACGCGGTGATGGAATTCGAGATTTTCTCAGCTGAAAACTTCAAATTCACGGTCGATGCAGACACAGACGACGTCGTTGCTGTCgtcgatgaagaagaagaagaagacgatgAGGTGGAGGCGTTAAAGCACTTCTGGCACATGTTGTTGGTCGCCGGATTTCCGGTGACGCCGCAGTTGTTGACGCAGAGGGTTATGGTTTCGTGAACCTTGAACTCCGTCTCTTCCTTCTCCGTTCTCTGTGCCATCTAGTGATTCTGAATCAGGTTTTCCCAACCAAAAAATCTCACAAATCCTTCTCAGATCAAAAGAAAAAGCTTCGAGATCGAAAGAAATATGAGAAATATAGAGAGAATCAAAGCAAAAAGgaagagagctagagagagagagaggcgtggGTTTgggcgagagagagagagagaaatggggaTTTGAAGAGGTTGAGAGGTCGGTAATGGCGATGGAATATGGGCCTCATAGAGACGCGTATCCAACATATTTTTGTTTCGTAGTTTTACCAAATTACCCTTCCgactttttattttaatttgcaattaattaatagtttttttatgtgttcttctAGAGTGGATATGACGTGGCAATCGTCATTATTGAGGGGGAAAAGATAGAATACGAACAGAACGAGATGGGACCGGATTTATTGATTGAGTGAGGTGAGGCATGAGGATGAAACTTAACTTAGCCgtctaattaaaataaataaaaaataaaaaaatctcttGGTTTTGACGATGTCGTAAAAGTCAAACCACCTCTTAATTCTCTTGTTTATTCTAATTATGTAATTATGACACGATTAGTTATGGATAATAGGAATATATTACACAAGTTTATGTAATAACCGACGcaacatattaattattacaaaaataaattacatgaaCTTTAAAATACGTATATCctattattattaaatggttttctaacaaagtttcataattttttaagaatttttttttgtttgtatttttgtcTAGTTTCGATAGttttttacaaaataacataaGACACTCTAGATAGTTGGTGAAATTTTTTAAATAGTTGATCAAAATTTTAGACAtaaatcattttacaaaaaattattaaaatttcactaaaatgtaagattaaaaaataagtcattttcaCCTATTATTTAATCTGCTTGTATAATATTATTCAATATATAAAAGAATGTTTTGCATAATAGATATTTCTTatgattatattttataaaattataatctcgacaatattttttttttatctttaaagtgtatctttttaaaaaaaaaatattatttatatatggaAAATGTATTTAAATATCTATGTAATAAAGAAGGTGTAATTTAGGCATAAATTATtgagaaattataggaaatgacaaaaaataaagccatcaagaagctaatgtcttcatttttaaaattgtagataaatgatcatttttacattgttgattacctaaattatcattttttttataatttatttatttatttaggactgtatgactttaatatagtggtatatgtatattaggtttgtttaattagtttttattttaaaattatattgatttttaagttttttataggttgttggtatattattttccaattagtgtatatgttttttgtgatatcgtatataatttttttttgtgatatttaatttctattttattatacatagtggtagtatataattttgtatcatggtatatacattttaatggtagtatataactttgttagcatagtatatacatttttttagtaataattttgtaagttttgatggtatattatttttcaactcagtatatatattttgtggtgtggtaatcattcaacaacccataaaaaacaaaaaaaaatcaaaataactttaaaataaaaaataatattaaaatatttagaataaaatagtaatttgttaaagagtatatttgataatatgtgatattaaatagatgattaaactattttactacaaaattaaaaatatggacatttacttactttcacacaacatTAAGTGTCATTTTGCACtaaattatttgatttattttttacatAACTTATTTAGAATGCTAATTTATAAAGAATTAACAAAATaacattaaaaataaaagtgtatATTCCATTAATTATTCGTACACAAATAATCAATTCTTATtactaataattaaaaattaaataacatgCAACCAAAAAAACAGGTACATCATGACAAATGAATTGTATTccttaaattattattttaattaattcggtggggagaaagaaaaacaaaaaaagaaaactaattattataattataattttggtaaaaataaaaataaaattaaagtg is a window of Humulus lupulus chromosome 4, drHumLupu1.1, whole genome shotgun sequence DNA encoding:
- the LOC133829610 gene encoding zinc finger A20 and AN1 domain-containing stress-associated protein 5, which gives rise to MAQRTEKEETEFKVHETITLCVNNCGVTGNPATNNMCQKCFNASTSSSSSSSSSTTATTSSVSASTVNLKFSAEKISNSITASRSSDRSDSFPAEYSRKTMADSSRSDEPVSAKRVVNRCSGCRRKVGLTGFRCRCGELFCAEHRYTDRHDCSYDYKTAGREAIARENPVVKAAKIVRV